Proteins found in one Propionispora hippei DSM 15287 genomic segment:
- a CDS encoding diguanylate cyclase yields the protein MAKILVVDDSPVEIKIVRNFLQDRHEIIEAQEGNRALELAAACRPDLILLDIIMPGLDGFSICRALKSRSDLADIPVIFITSATQIRDVVEGFRSGGQDYIIKPFYALELQARIKVHLELRQSQKTLQQYILQMEQKNEELEKMMEKLEISAKTDYVTGLVNRRSMMETMQQEMERLKREAGQCALILGDIDNFKQVNDTYGHECGDMVLKTVSACMRSVLGSQNYLSRWGGEEFLMLLPGAGLTEAKQRAEQVRAAIAKQVFLYRGREFSLTITLSVIVLAADSELDESMRVLDNGLYLGKRCSKNCVVDSRDGGVCSREQGGL from the coding sequence ATGGCAAAAATACTGGTTGTTGATGACAGTCCGGTAGAAATAAAGATTGTGCGTAATTTCCTGCAGGACAGGCATGAGATTATTGAGGCCCAGGAAGGGAACCGGGCGCTTGAGCTGGCGGCTGCTTGCCGGCCAGATCTCATTTTATTGGATATTATCATGCCCGGTCTTGATGGTTTCTCTATTTGCCGTGCCTTGAAAAGCCGTTCTGATTTGGCGGATATTCCGGTTATTTTTATAACCAGCGCTACGCAGATCAGGGATGTTGTAGAGGGCTTTCGCAGCGGCGGTCAGGACTATATCATCAAACCTTTCTACGCACTGGAACTGCAGGCTAGAATTAAGGTCCATCTGGAACTGAGGCAATCGCAGAAAACGTTGCAGCAATATATTCTGCAGATGGAGCAAAAGAACGAAGAATTAGAGAAGATGATGGAGAAGCTGGAGATTTCCGCTAAAACCGATTATGTTACAGGGCTGGTCAACCGCCGCAGCATGATGGAAACCATGCAGCAGGAAATGGAACGGCTGAAGCGGGAAGCCGGCCAGTGTGCGCTCATCTTGGGGGATATTGATAATTTCAAGCAGGTAAACGATACCTATGGTCACGAATGCGGCGATATGGTGCTGAAAACAGTGTCGGCATGCATGCGGTCAGTGCTGGGCAGTCAGAACTACCTGTCGCGCTGGGGCGGCGAGGAGTTTTTGATGCTGTTGCCGGGAGCCGGACTGACTGAAGCGAAGCAGCGTGCCGAACAAGTCAGAGCAGCTATTGCCAAGCAGGTTTTTCTGTATCGCGGCCGTGAGTTTTCCCTGACTATTACGTTGTCGGTGATTGTGCTGGCCGCCGATTCCGAGTTGGATGAAAGCATGCGGGTGCTGGATAACGGCTTGTATCTGGGGAAAAGATGTTCGAAGAATTGCGTGGTCGATTCCCGGGACGGCGGTGTTTGTTCCCGGGAGCAGGGTGGCCTGTGA
- a CDS encoding nucleoside recognition domain-containing protein, producing MSGTVKPITSLSETLAAADALRRGTGTQLGDIIVTDIYANAEQITQKVVRRSRESPRSWDQKLDDIVTSRLFGYPIMLALLGVIFWITIEGANVPSDLLAGALFAFQDQLTIWFTAAGSPAWLHGVLVLGLYRGLAWVVSVMLPPMAIFFPLFTLLEDLGYLPRVAFNMDHIFKKCKACGKQALTMCMGFGCNAAGIVSCRIIDSPRERLIAIVTNNFVPCNGRFPTLIAIATIFVGGLFARQFETLVAAAVITGLVLLGILTTFAVSWVLSHTLLKGEPSSLVLELPPYRPPQIGAIIYRSLIDRTYFVLKRALIMAAPAGAVTWILANVYIGNSSILAHMAGFLAPFGQAVGMDGFILLAFILGLPANEIVMPILLMGYLAAGQMTEVDSLAELGEILLANGWTWLTATCTMLFCLLHWPCTTALLSAYKESGSLKWTLLTFLIPTILAFGVCFLVAQTARLLQLV from the coding sequence ATGAGCGGAACCGTCAAGCCCATCACCAGCCTGTCCGAGACTCTCGCCGCGGCGGATGCTCTTCGCCGCGGCACCGGCACCCAGTTGGGCGACATTATCGTTACCGATATCTATGCCAATGCCGAGCAAATTACGCAAAAAGTAGTGCGCCGGTCCCGGGAGTCGCCCCGTTCCTGGGACCAAAAGCTGGATGATATTGTTACCTCGCGGCTTTTTGGTTATCCCATTATGCTGGCCCTGTTAGGAGTTATTTTCTGGATTACCATCGAAGGAGCCAACGTTCCTTCCGACTTATTGGCCGGTGCCTTGTTTGCCTTCCAGGATCAGCTAACTATTTGGTTTACAGCAGCCGGTTCCCCTGCCTGGCTGCACGGTGTACTTGTCTTAGGCCTGTATCGCGGCCTGGCTTGGGTGGTTTCAGTCATGCTGCCGCCCATGGCTATTTTCTTCCCCCTGTTTACCCTGCTGGAAGATCTGGGCTATCTGCCCCGTGTCGCCTTCAACATGGATCATATTTTCAAAAAATGCAAGGCCTGCGGCAAACAGGCACTTACCATGTGTATGGGCTTCGGCTGCAACGCCGCCGGTATTGTATCCTGCCGGATTATCGATTCTCCCCGGGAGCGTCTGATTGCCATCGTGACCAATAATTTTGTCCCCTGCAACGGGCGATTTCCCACCCTGATTGCCATTGCCACCATCTTTGTCGGAGGTTTGTTTGCCCGGCAATTTGAAACACTGGTGGCCGCCGCCGTTATTACCGGACTGGTCCTCCTAGGTATTCTGACCACTTTCGCCGTTTCCTGGGTACTGTCCCATACGCTGTTAAAAGGAGAACCCTCTTCCCTGGTTCTGGAGCTGCCGCCTTACCGGCCGCCGCAAATTGGCGCGATTATTTACCGTTCCTTAATTGACCGCACCTACTTCGTCCTCAAGCGGGCTCTGATTATGGCTGCGCCGGCCGGAGCCGTCACCTGGATACTGGCCAATGTATACATAGGCAACAGCAGTATTTTAGCCCATATGGCCGGCTTTTTGGCGCCCTTCGGTCAAGCGGTGGGTATGGACGGTTTCATTCTGCTGGCCTTTATTCTTGGCTTGCCGGCCAATGAAATTGTCATGCCGATTTTATTGATGGGCTATCTGGCGGCCGGGCAGATGACTGAGGTAGATTCGCTGGCCGAGCTGGGAGAGATTCTCCTCGCTAATGGCTGGACCTGGCTGACCGCCACCTGCACCATGCTGTTTTGCCTGCTGCACTGGCCCTGCACCACCGCCCTCCTATCGGCCTACAAAGAATCAGGCAGCCTCAAGTGGACCTTGCTGACCTTCCTCATTCCCACTATCCTGGCCTTTGGCGTGTGTTTTCTGGTAGCCCAGACAGCCCGGCTGCTGCAGTTAGTATAA
- a CDS encoding FeoB small GTPase domain-containing protein: MNGQIENRAQVLQEHFGITADSQQFIIALAGNPNVGKSTVFNALTGLRQHTGNWPGKTVDNAQGTFTHHKQNFLLVDLPGTYSILAHTVEEEVARDFICFGKPDATLVVLDATCLERNLNLALQVMDITANCIVCVNLMDEARKKNIHIDLPALERELGVPVVATAARQGEGLESLKETLYQVSIGIKQPSPRQITYSPVVEEAVAALLPGITRLVGTALNPRWVALRLLDGDTGFIEQIHRHITRQTALPLAKEVAAI; the protein is encoded by the coding sequence TTGAATGGACAAATTGAAAATCGCGCCCAGGTGCTGCAGGAACATTTCGGCATTACCGCCGATTCCCAGCAGTTCATTATTGCGCTGGCCGGCAATCCCAATGTCGGCAAAAGCACTGTGTTTAATGCCCTGACCGGCCTTAGGCAGCATACCGGAAATTGGCCCGGCAAAACGGTAGATAATGCCCAAGGCACGTTCACTCACCACAAACAAAACTTTTTGCTGGTCGATTTGCCGGGAACCTATTCCATTCTGGCTCATACGGTGGAAGAGGAAGTGGCCCGTGATTTCATCTGCTTCGGCAAACCCGATGCTACCCTGGTGGTGCTTGATGCCACCTGCCTGGAGCGGAATTTAAACCTGGCGCTCCAGGTCATGGATATCACCGCCAACTGCATTGTATGCGTCAATTTAATGGATGAAGCACGCAAAAAGAATATTCACATCGACCTGCCGGCCCTGGAGCGTGAACTGGGTGTTCCCGTCGTAGCCACAGCGGCCCGTCAGGGCGAAGGGCTGGAAAGCTTAAAAGAAACGCTGTATCAGGTCAGCATTGGCATTAAGCAGCCTTCACCCCGCCAGATTACTTATTCACCGGTGGTGGAAGAAGCGGTAGCCGCCTTGCTGCCGGGCATTACCCGCCTGGTCGGCACGGCGCTAAACCCCCGCTGGGTAGCGCTTCGGCTGCTTGACGGGGATACCGGGTTCATTGAACAAATCCACCGGCACATTACCCGGCAAACCGCTTTGCCCTTAGCCAAGGAGGTAGCAGCCATATGA
- a CDS encoding FeoA family protein, with amino-acid sequence MQMINDPASLAELTVGSSCRISSVELDGLLRRRVLDLGIVPGTPVECVRRSPAGDPIAYKVRGTTIALRSHDARLIKIYPNK; translated from the coding sequence ATGCAAATGATAAATGATCCCGCTTCTTTAGCCGAGCTTACGGTTGGTTCCTCTTGCCGCATTTCCTCGGTGGAACTGGATGGCTTACTCCGCCGCCGGGTATTAGACTTAGGTATTGTGCCGGGAACACCGGTCGAGTGTGTGCGCCGCAGCCCGGCCGGCGATCCCATTGCCTATAAAGTGCGCGGCACCACCATTGCCCTGCGTAGCCATGATGCCCGTCTGATTAAGATTTACCCAAATAAATAA